The Hahella sp. HNIBRBA332 genome window below encodes:
- the ltrA gene encoding group II intron reverse transcriptase/maturase: protein MSKAKPFVIEKSLVWEAFKDVRANRGVAGVDGQSLQQFEQRLGPNLYRIWNRLSSGSYFPPAVRGVAIPKKSGGERVLGIPTVSDRIAQTVAKKIFEPLVEPIFHENSYGYRPNRSAHDALTTVRRRCWEYDWVIEFDIKGLFDNIDHDLLMRAVRRHCQIPWVALYIERWLKAPMVGPDGQEQQRDRGTPQGGVISPVLANLFLHYALDRWIKERCRSVRLCRYADDGVIHCKSQRQAEWVLAQVSRRLVDCGLQIHPGKTRIVYCKDVNRTTNHESIEFSFLGYSFRPRKAVDKYGRVYVNFLPAVSPAALKDMRRKIRSWRLQLKNDKSLMDLSRMFNPVLRGWWQYYGRFYRSKLEAVGKGFDGYLVRWLMRKFKSFARRKTRAWRYLDTLKQRYPHAFVHWSNQAKGRMMGAV from the coding sequence ATGAGTAAGGCAAAGCCATTTGTGATTGAGAAGTCTCTAGTTTGGGAGGCGTTCAAAGATGTTAGAGCGAACCGAGGAGTAGCGGGAGTCGATGGACAGTCGCTGCAGCAGTTTGAGCAGCGTTTGGGGCCGAACCTTTATCGGATCTGGAATCGCCTGTCGTCGGGGAGCTATTTTCCTCCGGCGGTCAGGGGTGTCGCGATCCCAAAGAAGAGCGGCGGCGAGCGTGTTCTGGGTATCCCGACGGTATCGGATCGTATCGCGCAGACAGTGGCGAAGAAGATTTTTGAACCCCTGGTAGAGCCGATCTTCCATGAAAACTCCTACGGCTATAGGCCCAATCGTTCAGCGCATGATGCGCTGACGACGGTGCGGCGGCGATGCTGGGAGTATGATTGGGTGATTGAGTTTGATATCAAAGGGTTGTTCGATAATATCGACCATGACCTGCTGATGCGTGCGGTGAGACGCCACTGTCAGATACCTTGGGTGGCGCTCTACATTGAGCGCTGGTTAAAAGCGCCGATGGTAGGTCCAGATGGGCAAGAACAGCAACGCGATCGGGGTACCCCTCAAGGGGGTGTGATCAGTCCGGTGCTAGCCAACCTGTTTCTGCACTACGCACTGGATCGTTGGATCAAAGAGCGCTGTCGAAGCGTGCGATTGTGTCGCTATGCGGATGATGGTGTGATCCACTGCAAAAGCCAGCGTCAAGCTGAATGGGTGCTTGCCCAAGTCAGTCGACGATTGGTTGACTGTGGCTTGCAGATCCATCCGGGGAAAACGCGCATTGTGTATTGTAAGGATGTCAATCGTACGACCAATCACGAGAGCATTGAGTTCAGCTTTCTGGGTTACAGTTTTCGTCCTCGAAAAGCAGTGGACAAATACGGGCGCGTTTACGTCAACTTCTTACCGGCAGTCAGTCCAGCAGCCTTGAAAGACATGCGGCGGAAAATCCGTAGTTGGCGCTTGCAGTTAAAGAACGACAAGTCGCTGATGGATTTATCGCGTATGTTTAACCCTGTACTGAGAGGGTGGTGGCAATACTATGGACGGTTCTATCGTTCAAAGCTGGAGGCTGTTGGTAAGGGCTTCGATGGATATCTGGTTCGGTGGCTAATGCGCAAGTTCAAATCCTTCGCAAGGCGCAAAACCAGAGCATGGCGATACCTAGATACACTGAAACAACGTTACCCGCATGCCTTCGTGCACTGGAGTAACCAAGCAAAAGGCCGAATGATGGGAGCCGTATGA
- a CDS encoding CHASE3 domain-containing protein translates to MNWFEKLELRWKLILGFAIPIALILIIATTVYISLQQLLKTSQWVNHTYQAIDLGHRISASLVNMETGLRGYLIAGKEEFLEPFEKGKADFKEVIGEARNKVADNPQQVQRLDEIQRLQNEWQSRHVDVVMGYRREVSAGEAATRRFEELSARTLGKEKFDGFRAALSNVNDAFAQSDDFRGESLTKSLLLDMVNQETGQRGFLLSGVEASLEPYNQGIASFQENSQALNALIDNAYDREEAREHLKAIENYMKQWREEVASVGLRLKRQSTNSDVIAFVSQGSGKRIFDQSRQHIEALNQAFTRAGDLIAVEKLMELAKNMVDMETGYRGYLLTGLESSLEPFRVGQEQFAATSTSLYELVNRAYDPAFVREQLNNAVKLANEWRVAAAEPEIEARRDMNKVTRTLKDITNYIEKGVGKGLMDQMRSVRSDYSGAESALIEVRNEDQQSTASFTNSVTIVGALLALIIASLITYYLTRVILKQLGADPVQLNAVAERIAAGDLSMSLSSGNTVGVQRSMAKMKEKLTQVIEQELQSIIDRAKKGDLSERINLSDKDGFYGRLSNSINELLDVNEQVVTDTLNMFGAMAKGDLSHHIQTEYSGSFEKLKKDANLTVNKLTQVIERDIQGLVNKARHGDLADRIELKDKQGFFKDLSSSINELVNVNAQVLNDVSRVMSALSQGNLNQKITAEYQGVFAKLKDDANNTIDKLTEVVGKINEAASQVKTGSKEIAMGNSDLSARTEKQAASLEETASSMEELSQAVGLNADKAQKAADLAKNAQQAALRGGNVVDEAIQAMGGITEASDKIADIIGVIDDMAFQTNLLALNAAVEAARAGEQGRGFAVVAGEVRDLARRSASAAKEIKTLIVDSTKRVEDGSTQVNHSGETLRKIVDSVKDVVMVIEEIATSATEQSQGIEQVNLAVAQMDQMTQQNAALVEEASAASEAMSDQAAAMLSLMSFFKSNQLEAGTEATIRQDMQSQERPEPDKGSTNNAAKSTKASKKPKPARATSSSSAGESDWEEF, encoded by the coding sequence ATGAACTGGTTTGAGAAGCTGGAACTCAGATGGAAACTTATTCTTGGATTTGCTATTCCGATTGCGTTGATTCTTATCATCGCCACCACAGTCTATATCAGCCTGCAACAACTACTCAAAACCAGCCAATGGGTCAACCACACCTATCAGGCTATTGATCTGGGGCATCGTATATCCGCCTCCCTGGTGAATATGGAAACCGGGCTGCGCGGCTACCTGATCGCAGGTAAGGAAGAGTTTTTGGAGCCTTTTGAGAAAGGCAAGGCCGACTTTAAAGAAGTGATCGGAGAAGCCAGGAACAAGGTGGCGGACAATCCTCAGCAAGTTCAGCGGCTGGATGAGATACAACGATTACAGAACGAGTGGCAGAGCCGGCATGTGGACGTGGTGATGGGGTACCGCCGCGAGGTTTCCGCAGGCGAAGCCGCGACTCGTCGCTTTGAAGAACTGTCAGCAAGAACACTGGGTAAGGAAAAATTTGACGGTTTCAGAGCGGCCTTGAGCAACGTCAACGACGCGTTTGCGCAGTCTGACGACTTCCGTGGGGAAAGTCTTACCAAGTCGTTGTTGCTGGATATGGTTAATCAGGAAACCGGGCAGAGAGGGTTTCTACTGTCTGGCGTCGAAGCGTCATTAGAGCCCTACAATCAGGGAATAGCGTCATTTCAGGAGAACAGCCAGGCGTTGAATGCGCTTATCGATAATGCGTATGACCGCGAGGAAGCCAGAGAACATCTCAAGGCGATAGAGAACTACATGAAACAGTGGCGGGAAGAGGTCGCCAGCGTCGGTTTGAGGTTAAAGAGGCAGTCCACCAACAGCGACGTCATCGCCTTTGTGAGCCAAGGGAGCGGTAAACGTATTTTTGACCAGTCGCGACAGCATATCGAGGCGCTTAATCAAGCCTTCACCAGGGCGGGAGATCTTATCGCCGTCGAGAAGCTGATGGAGCTGGCTAAGAATATGGTGGATATGGAGACCGGTTATCGCGGTTATCTGTTGACTGGCTTGGAGTCCTCTCTGGAGCCGTTCAGAGTGGGGCAGGAGCAGTTCGCCGCCACCTCGACGTCTTTATACGAGCTGGTGAACCGGGCATATGACCCCGCATTCGTGAGAGAGCAGTTGAATAACGCCGTCAAACTGGCGAACGAATGGCGAGTGGCGGCGGCGGAGCCGGAGATCGAGGCGCGCCGGGACATGAATAAAGTCACCCGCACGTTGAAAGATATCACCAACTACATTGAAAAAGGCGTCGGCAAGGGGCTCATGGACCAGATGCGGTCAGTCCGCAGTGACTACAGCGGCGCGGAAAGCGCATTGATCGAAGTCCGTAATGAAGACCAGCAGTCCACCGCCAGTTTCACCAACTCCGTTACTATTGTGGGCGCCTTGCTCGCCTTGATTATCGCTTCACTCATCACCTATTACCTGACCCGCGTCATTCTGAAACAACTGGGCGCTGATCCGGTGCAATTGAACGCGGTGGCGGAACGGATTGCCGCCGGAGACCTGAGCATGAGCCTGTCCAGCGGCAATACGGTGGGCGTGCAGCGTTCTATGGCCAAAATGAAGGAAAAGCTGACCCAGGTTATCGAACAGGAGCTACAGTCCATTATCGACAGGGCCAAGAAAGGCGATTTGTCTGAACGCATTAACCTGAGCGACAAGGATGGTTTCTATGGCAGGCTCAGCAACAGCATTAATGAGCTGCTGGACGTCAATGAGCAGGTGGTGACGGACACCTTGAATATGTTTGGCGCCATGGCCAAGGGGGACCTTAGTCACCACATACAGACTGAGTATTCAGGTTCGTTTGAGAAGCTGAAAAAAGACGCCAACCTCACCGTGAATAAGCTCACGCAAGTCATTGAAAGGGATATTCAGGGGCTGGTGAACAAAGCGCGCCATGGTGATTTAGCGGATCGAATTGAACTGAAAGACAAGCAAGGCTTTTTCAAAGACCTGAGTTCCAGCATCAATGAGTTGGTGAATGTGAACGCCCAGGTGCTCAATGATGTGTCCAGGGTGATGAGCGCCTTGTCGCAAGGAAATCTTAATCAGAAAATCACGGCTGAATATCAGGGCGTATTCGCCAAGTTAAAAGACGACGCCAACAATACTATCGACAAACTGACAGAGGTCGTTGGCAAAATCAACGAAGCCGCCAGTCAGGTCAAAACCGGCAGTAAAGAGATCGCGATGGGCAACTCCGACCTGAGCGCCAGGACGGAAAAACAAGCGGCTTCCCTGGAAGAAACTGCATCGAGTATGGAAGAACTGTCACAAGCGGTGGGCTTGAATGCGGATAAGGCGCAGAAAGCCGCCGATCTGGCCAAGAACGCGCAGCAGGCGGCGCTTCGTGGCGGTAATGTGGTGGACGAGGCCATTCAAGCCATGGGTGGCATTACGGAAGCCAGCGATAAAATCGCCGACATTATCGGCGTCATTGACGACATGGCCTTCCAGACCAATTTATTGGCGTTGAACGCGGCGGTCGAGGCGGCCCGCGCTGGCGAGCAGGGCAGAGGGTTCGCTGTTGTGGCTGGCGAAGTACGGGATCTGGCGAGGCGATCCGCCTCGGCGGCGAAAGAAATCAAAACGCTGATCGTCGACTCGACTAAAAGAGTGGAGGATGGTTCGACACAGGTGAACCACTCAGGTGAAACCTTGCGCAAAATCGTGGACTCCGTCAAAGACGTGGTCATGGTCATCGAAGAGATCGCCACTTCCGCAACGGAACAGTCGCAAGGCATTGAGCAGGTCAATCTGGCGGTGGCGCAAATGGATCAGATGACGCAACAAAACGCCGCACTGGTGGAGGAAGCGTCGGCCGCCAGCGAAGCCATGAGCGATCAGGCGGCGGCGATGCTCAGCCTGATGAGCTTCTTCAAGTCGAATCAGCTGGAGGCGGGAACAGAGGCGACCATAAGGCAAGACATGCAATCCCAGGAGCGGCCTGAACCAGACAAAGGCTCAACAAACAACGCCGCGAAGTCGACCAAGGCCTCCAAAAAGCCCAAACCCGCCCGCGCCACAAGTTCCTCCAGCGCAGGAGAGAGTGACTGGGAAGAGTTTTAA
- a CDS encoding transposase, producing MTKQKTTNSKSRQRYSDEYKAEALTLAQRIGVSAAVRQLGLHESQLYNWRSKARLAQDRGETEQQLAQENARLKRQLAEQAEELAVLKKAAAYFAKSVK from the coding sequence ATGACCAAACAGAAAACAACAAACTCCAAATCTCGCCAACGTTATTCCGACGAGTACAAGGCGGAAGCCCTGACGCTAGCTCAACGTATCGGTGTGAGCGCCGCCGTAAGGCAATTGGGTCTGCACGAGTCACAACTTTACAATTGGCGCAGTAAAGCCCGACTGGCGCAGGATCGTGGCGAAACGGAACAGCAACTGGCCCAGGAAAACGCCCGCCTGAAGCGTCAGTTGGCTGAACAGGCGGAAGAGCTTGCCGTGTTAAAAAAAGCGGCGGCGTACTTCGCCAAAAGCGTGAAGTGA
- a CDS encoding STAS domain-containing protein → MTVETKSSSDGAVTITIRGQFDFGLVNQFRKAYEAHPQARSFCVDMRQTVRIDSSALGMLLNMRRYLGGDSAKIRIINCPKEIRKIFEIAKFEKSFLIESDIDPL, encoded by the coding sequence ATGACCGTAGAGACTAAATCCTCCAGCGACGGCGCTGTCACCATCACCATTCGCGGTCAGTTTGACTTCGGACTGGTTAACCAATTCAGAAAAGCATATGAAGCGCATCCGCAAGCAAGAAGCTTTTGCGTCGACATGCGGCAAACGGTCCGCATAGACAGCTCGGCGCTGGGAATGTTGCTGAATATGCGGCGGTATTTAGGGGGCGATAGCGCGAAGATAAGGATTATCAATTGCCCCAAGGAGATCAGGAAGATTTTTGAAATAGCAAAGTTTGAAAAGTCATTCCTCATTGAGTCGGATATCGACCCCTTGTAG
- a CDS encoding Re/Si-specific NAD(P)(+) transhydrogenase subunit alpha: MQIGIPKESRPHEKRVAATPKSVEELIKLGFSVAVEADAGWLSSFGDGLYEEVGAKIVSKEEAWGADIVLRVNEPNDDEVELLKPGATLIGFIWPSQHEELLQKLAQRSVTVLAMDSVPRISRAQSMDALSSMANIAGYRAVVEASHHFGRFFTGQITAAGKVQPAKILVIGAGVAGLAAIGTAGSLGAIVRAFDTRPEVKEQIQSMGAEFLEVDIEEESSSGDGYAKVMSKAFIEAEMKLFLEQAKDVDIIITTAMIPGKPAPKLITEEMVKAMRPGSVIVDLAAPNGGNCELTQPGEMAEIHEVKIVGYVDLPSRLPTQASLLYSNNLVNLMKLLCKNKDGAVDINFDDEVIRGVTVVKDGEITWPPPPIKVSAAPPQPKAAAAPPPPKSKPMSNSLKHSLQAAGALALLWLASAAPSEFLSHFTVFVLACIVGYHVVWSVTHALHTPLMSVTNAISGIIVVGALLQISSDSLLVTFMATAATLIATINIVGGFVVTQRMLKMFRK; this comes from the coding sequence ATGCAAATAGGCATACCCAAAGAGAGTAGACCTCATGAAAAGCGTGTGGCGGCGACGCCCAAATCAGTTGAGGAGTTGATCAAACTGGGGTTTTCGGTGGCGGTTGAGGCCGACGCCGGCTGGCTGTCCAGTTTCGGCGACGGCTTGTATGAAGAGGTCGGCGCCAAGATCGTTTCAAAAGAAGAAGCCTGGGGAGCGGATATTGTCCTCCGGGTAAACGAACCCAATGACGATGAAGTCGAACTGCTGAAACCCGGGGCAACGCTCATCGGGTTTATCTGGCCCTCCCAGCACGAAGAATTACTGCAGAAACTGGCGCAACGGAGCGTCACCGTACTGGCGATGGATTCAGTCCCTCGCATCTCCCGCGCCCAGTCCATGGACGCGTTAAGTTCAATGGCCAACATCGCCGGTTATCGGGCGGTGGTGGAAGCCTCTCACCACTTCGGTCGCTTTTTCACCGGACAAATCACCGCCGCAGGCAAAGTGCAACCCGCCAAGATTCTGGTCATCGGCGCCGGCGTCGCGGGGTTGGCGGCGATTGGCACGGCGGGCAGCCTCGGCGCCATCGTGCGCGCCTTTGATACCCGTCCCGAGGTGAAAGAGCAGATCCAGAGCATGGGCGCGGAGTTCCTTGAGGTGGATATTGAAGAGGAAAGCTCCAGCGGCGACGGCTACGCCAAAGTGATGAGCAAGGCCTTTATCGAAGCGGAAATGAAGCTGTTCCTGGAACAGGCGAAAGACGTGGACATCATTATCACCACCGCCATGATTCCCGGCAAACCAGCCCCAAAACTGATCACCGAGGAGATGGTGAAAGCCATGCGCCCAGGCAGCGTCATTGTTGACCTGGCGGCGCCCAATGGCGGCAACTGCGAGCTCACCCAGCCTGGCGAGATGGCGGAGATTCATGAAGTCAAAATCGTCGGCTATGTCGATCTCCCCTCACGCTTGCCCACCCAGGCCAGTCTGTTGTACAGCAACAATCTGGTCAATTTGATGAAGCTGCTGTGCAAAAACAAAGACGGAGCCGTCGACATCAACTTTGATGACGAAGTCATTCGCGGCGTCACTGTTGTGAAAGACGGTGAGATAACCTGGCCGCCGCCTCCGATCAAAGTCAGCGCAGCGCCGCCACAGCCGAAAGCGGCCGCCGCCCCGCCTCCACCCAAGTCAAAGCCGATGTCGAACTCCCTGAAACATAGCTTGCAGGCTGCCGGAGCCCTGGCGTTGTTGTGGCTAGCCAGCGCGGCGCCCTCGGAGTTTCTATCTCACTTTACGGTTTTCGTTCTCGCCTGCATCGTAGGTTACCACGTCGTCTGGAGCGTCACTCATGCGTTGCACACGCCATTGATGAGCGTCACCAACGCCATCAGCGGCATTATCGTCGTCGGCGCGTTACTGCAAATCAGCAGCGACAGCTTGTTGGTGACCTTTATGGCCACTGCAGCGACACTGATTGCGACCATCAATATCGTCGGGGGATTTGTCGTCACCCAACGCATGCTGAAAATGTTTCGGAAATAG
- a CDS encoding diguanylate cyclase, whose amino-acid sequence MKLKYLLIVAFTLVASLPLMFTLQYLNRFTTEQYHAKIESRLSEISLAHKSRLLSSVERLVESAALISSRTQMRVSLNNWNKMENQNEARTIKSIIEDAKASREDIRSITIYDKRLHPVSSTASTMKPLNAPPSANGHIFIYFNQEDSVTQISVIMRLIFKETAIGAIKVDYELGSILHEQSKGLGNSEKWMFALRDHEKFLLVESLDRKKARVSYRVIPSGPKNTPIIEALQGNEVIMRKATDLSGTPVIASTRYLPNLGWGLVSELDESEAAAIVAEEKRRLFFIEAMIVIFSIGLGAAVSLYVARPIESLIKQVENAADGRPYESTLPASLFEVKRLSGTFNSMSKSINELRNNIESQVFERTKELDKENVALREIAARDSLTGLYNRRFFQNRLNYEFSRAKRYGSGLTLVLLDIDHFKKINDTKGHAAGDEVLIRLSSFLRQSLRSSDLIARIGGEEFCIILPEHLDEGVKTFIDRLRTDISLQEFQFEGESFPVTCSFGVAEYRNDVSQPKDILKKADEALYQAKRTGRNKIVYESGVNVIVDIKSRKK is encoded by the coding sequence ATGAAGCTCAAGTATTTGTTGATAGTCGCGTTTACATTAGTCGCGTCACTGCCGCTTATGTTCACGCTACAGTATCTGAACAGATTCACCACCGAGCAATATCACGCCAAAATAGAGTCCCGTTTGTCTGAGATTTCTCTAGCCCATAAAAGCCGACTGCTTAGCTCCGTAGAAAGGCTGGTGGAAAGCGCTGCTCTTATTTCCAGCCGAACGCAAATGCGCGTTAGCCTCAACAATTGGAATAAGATGGAGAATCAGAACGAGGCTCGCACCATAAAAAGCATCATTGAGGACGCCAAGGCCAGTCGGGAAGACATCAGAAGCATCACGATCTACGATAAACGGCTCCATCCTGTCTCCAGTACGGCGAGCACAATGAAACCTCTTAATGCGCCCCCGTCAGCAAACGGCCATATCTTCATTTATTTCAATCAAGAGGATAGCGTCACGCAGATATCCGTCATCATGCGTCTGATCTTCAAGGAAACAGCCATCGGCGCCATTAAAGTCGATTACGAACTTGGCAGCATCCTGCATGAGCAAAGCAAAGGTTTGGGCAACAGCGAAAAATGGATGTTCGCTTTGCGCGACCATGAGAAATTCCTGCTGGTAGAATCGCTTGACCGTAAAAAAGCGCGCGTATCCTATCGCGTCATCCCCTCAGGCCCCAAAAACACGCCAATCATTGAAGCGCTACAAGGCAATGAAGTCATCATGCGCAAAGCCACAGACCTCTCTGGTACACCGGTGATCGCTTCCACCCGGTATTTGCCCAACCTGGGCTGGGGGCTGGTTTCCGAGCTGGACGAGTCTGAAGCCGCCGCCATCGTCGCAGAGGAAAAGCGGCGCCTGTTCTTTATTGAGGCGATGATCGTCATCTTCTCAATCGGACTGGGCGCCGCCGTCAGTCTGTATGTCGCCAGACCGATTGAAAGCCTGATCAAACAGGTTGAGAACGCCGCCGACGGTCGCCCCTATGAAAGTACACTGCCGGCGAGCTTATTCGAGGTGAAGCGTCTCTCCGGCACATTTAACAGTATGTCCAAATCTATTAACGAACTCAGGAACAATATTGAAAGTCAGGTCTTCGAGAGAACCAAAGAGCTGGATAAGGAGAACGTCGCATTACGCGAAATCGCCGCCCGGGATTCTCTGACCGGTCTCTACAACAGACGCTTCTTTCAAAACCGCTTGAACTACGAGTTCAGTCGAGCAAAGCGATACGGTTCGGGGTTGACGCTGGTCCTGCTGGATATTGATCACTTTAAAAAAATTAACGACACCAAAGGCCATGCGGCGGGGGATGAAGTGCTTATCAGGCTGTCTTCGTTTCTAAGGCAGTCACTTAGAAGCTCCGACCTGATCGCCAGAATAGGTGGCGAGGAATTTTGCATTATTCTTCCTGAACATCTGGATGAGGGTGTGAAAACCTTTATTGACCGGCTCCGCACCGATATATCGCTACAGGAGTTTCAATTTGAAGGCGAAAGTTTCCCCGTCACCTGCAGTTTTGGCGTGGCTGAATATCGCAATGATGTATCTCAACCCAAAGACATTCTCAAAAAAGCGGATGAGGCGCTTTATCAGGCCAAACGCACTGGACGGAATAAAATCGTGTATGAGTCCGGCGTCAACGTGATTGTCGACATTAAAAGCAGAAAAAAATAA
- the pntB gene encoding Re/Si-specific NAD(P)(+) transhydrogenase subunit beta → MSYSVITASYIISAVLFILSLAGLSKQETAKTGNLYGIIGMALALLATIASPQVSTVWLIILAMAVGAVIGVKVALKVEMTQMPELVAILHSFVGLAAVLVGYNSYLEHGPLSGALLSIHLTEIFLGVFIGAVTFTGSIVAFGKLRGSISSKALMLPHRHKINLGAGVVSFLLMLYFVKAGGSGFSLILMTLIALFIGWHLVSSIGGADMPVVISMLNSYSGWAAAAAGFMLSNDLLIITGALVGSSGAILSYIMCKAMNRSFISVIAGGFGNDPAPEDADAEYGEPQEINAEGVADMLKGSHSVIITPGYGMAVAQAQHPIYEITQKLREHGVAVRFGIHPVAGRLPGHMNVLLAEAKVPYDIVLGMDEINQDFPETDTVLVIGANDTVNPAAAENPGSPLAGMPVLEVWKAKNVIVFKRSMNAGYAGVQNPLFFRENAFMLFGDAKASVDAILKAI, encoded by the coding sequence ATGTCATACAGTGTAATCACCGCCTCCTATATCATTTCCGCTGTGCTGTTCATTCTCAGTCTGGCGGGCCTCAGCAAGCAGGAGACCGCAAAAACCGGCAACCTCTACGGTATCATTGGCATGGCGCTGGCGTTGCTGGCCACGATCGCCAGTCCACAGGTGTCCACCGTCTGGTTGATTATTCTCGCCATGGCCGTCGGCGCCGTGATTGGCGTTAAAGTCGCCTTAAAGGTGGAAATGACGCAAATGCCTGAACTGGTGGCGATCCTGCACAGCTTCGTCGGGCTCGCCGCAGTTCTGGTCGGCTACAATAGTTATCTGGAGCATGGTCCCCTAAGCGGTGCGCTGTTGAGCATTCATCTGACCGAAATATTCCTCGGCGTCTTTATCGGCGCAGTCACCTTTACCGGCTCAATTGTCGCTTTTGGAAAGCTACGGGGATCGATCAGCTCCAAAGCCCTCATGCTGCCCCATCGTCATAAGATCAACCTGGGCGCGGGCGTCGTTTCCTTCTTGCTCATGCTGTATTTCGTCAAAGCCGGCGGCAGCGGTTTCAGCTTGATTCTGATGACATTGATCGCCTTGTTCATCGGCTGGCATTTGGTGTCATCTATCGGCGGCGCGGACATGCCCGTGGTCATTTCGATGCTCAACTCCTATTCAGGATGGGCTGCTGCGGCGGCGGGTTTCATGCTGTCCAACGATCTGCTGATCATCACCGGCGCCCTGGTAGGCTCTTCAGGGGCGATTCTTTCCTACATCATGTGCAAGGCGATGAACCGCTCTTTTATCAGCGTCATCGCCGGCGGTTTCGGTAATGATCCCGCCCCTGAAGACGCGGATGCGGAGTACGGCGAGCCGCAGGAGATTAATGCGGAAGGCGTTGCGGACATGCTGAAAGGCTCGCACTCCGTGATCATCACTCCCGGATACGGTATGGCGGTAGCGCAGGCGCAGCATCCGATTTATGAAATCACGCAAAAGTTGCGTGAGCATGGCGTGGCAGTCCGTTTCGGCATTCATCCCGTGGCGGGACGCCTTCCCGGGCATATGAACGTACTGCTGGCGGAGGCGAAAGTCCCTTATGACATCGTCCTGGGGATGGACGAAATCAATCAGGATTTTCCGGAAACAGATACGGTCTTGGTGATCGGCGCCAATGACACGGTGAATCCCGCCGCTGCGGAAAATCCAGGGAGTCCGCTGGCGGGCATGCCGGTGTTGGAAGTATGGAAAGCGAAGAACGTTATCGTATTCAAACGCAGTATGAACGCAGGCTACGCCGGTGTTCAGAATCCGCTGTTTTTCCGCGAAAACGCCTTTATGTTGTTCGGCGACGCCAAAGCCAGCGTCGACGCCATTCTGAAGGCAATTTGA
- a CDS encoding acyl-CoA desaturase, giving the protein MQTNHGVPRIQETANCCPDTGEVVWAPLKSFWYLGHLLIALVGGYLTFSLDALLVFVVFTAVTLCLGHSLGMHRRLIHGSYECPKWMEYFFVHLGVLVGMAGPLGMVYQHDLRDWAQRKTRCHSYLRHGTDFLTDGWRQLNCDLRLERPPEFCPESAIKEDPVYRFMERTWMWQQLPWAVLLYWLGDISWVVWGISARVAVSVTGHWLIGYFAHNSGERDWHVNGAAVQGHNVRFAGLLTMGESWHNNHHAFPGSAMLGIYKGQSDPGWWVLNRLMNIGLVWNVRLPEHLPVRPELSSLTPARAGKALLKTPSSCPLLACIAKT; this is encoded by the coding sequence ATGCAAACAAACCACGGCGTACCCAGAATTCAAGAAACGGCTAATTGCTGCCCGGACACGGGTGAGGTGGTGTGGGCGCCTTTGAAGTCCTTTTGGTATTTGGGGCATTTGTTGATTGCGTTGGTGGGCGGGTATTTGACGTTTTCGCTGGATGCGTTGCTGGTGTTTGTTGTGTTTACGGCGGTGACGTTGTGTCTGGGGCATTCCTTGGGGATGCATCGGCGGTTGATTCATGGGAGTTATGAGTGTCCGAAGTGGATGGAGTATTTCTTCGTGCATCTCGGAGTGCTGGTGGGGATGGCGGGTCCGTTGGGAATGGTGTATCAGCATGACCTGCGGGACTGGGCGCAGAGGAAAACCAGGTGTCATTCGTACCTTCGCCATGGAACAGATTTTTTGACGGACGGGTGGCGGCAGCTGAATTGTGATTTGCGACTGGAGCGTCCCCCCGAGTTTTGTCCAGAGAGCGCCATCAAAGAGGATCCGGTCTATCGATTTATGGAAAGAACCTGGATGTGGCAGCAATTGCCCTGGGCGGTTTTACTGTATTGGCTGGGGGACATTAGCTGGGTGGTCTGGGGTATTTCTGCGCGTGTCGCTGTTTCTGTGACAGGGCACTGGCTTATCGGATACTTTGCGCATAACAGCGGCGAGCGGGACTGGCATGTCAATGGTGCGGCGGTTCAGGGCCATAACGTTCGCTTTGCGGGTCTGCTGACCATGGGAGAGTCCTGGCATAACAATCATCATGCCTTTCCCGGCTCGGCCATGTTGGGGATTTATAAGGGGCAGTCTGATCCCGGCTGGTGGGTGTTAAACCGGCTGATGAATATCGGGTTGGTGTGGAACGTAAGGTTACCGGAACATTTGCCCGTCAGGCCGGAGTTAAGTTCATTAACGCCAGCGAGGGCGGGGAAAGCATTGCTGAAAACCCCTTCGTCCTGCCCGCTGCTGGCGTGTATCGCAAAAACATGA